A window of Desulfovibrio sp. UIB00 genomic DNA:
ATATCCGTCTAGAGGCCCAATTGGGAAAGCATGTCGTCAATAGCGCCCTGTGAAGCGCCAGCCTTGTCAGGCCCTTTAAGTTCACTACGCCCCTGATTGAATTCCTTGACCGCCTGACGTGCTTCATTCTGCAATTCCTGAACGTTCTTGCTGGGGTCTTTTTCCGCCGCGTCCAGAATAAGGCCCGTGGAAACATAGAGTTCCACCACCATTGCCTCAATCTGGTTCAGGGCAGACACGACCTTTTTGATGCGCTGACCTGTAATGTCCTGAAAGCTCAGGGCGGTCAGCACTGAAGTGAGGTCATCCCCAAGAAGCTTGTTGTTTGCTTCCAGCTCGGTAATGGGGGCCGCATCCGCACCGCCGCTAAGCAA
This region includes:
- a CDS encoding protein phosphatase CheZ produces the protein MSNEKPEAAVYKQISTEMRQGLREIFERISTASKGQPLPPPNPDALFLEASSQLDEVLKDTESATMTIMEIVERHLDLQEQNAAHLAGLLSGGADAAPITELEANNKLLGDDLTSVLTALSFQDITGQRIKKVVSALNQIEAMVVELYVSTGLILDAAEKDPSKNVQELQNEARQAVKEFNQGRSELKGPDKAGASQGAIDDMLSQLGL